A window of Juglans regia cultivar Chandler chromosome 7, Walnut 2.0, whole genome shotgun sequence contains these coding sequences:
- the LOC108988452 gene encoding chalcone synthase 1: protein MVTVEDVRRAQRAEGPATVMAIGTATPPNCVDQSTYPDYYFRITNSEHKTELKEKFKRMCDKSMIKKRYMYLTEEILKENPNVCAYMAPSLDARQDMVVVEVPKLGKEAATKAIKEWGQPKSKITHLVFCTTSGVDMPGADYQLTKLLGLRPSVKRLMMYQQGCFAGGTVLRLAKDLAENNKGARVLVVCSEITAVTFRGPSDSHLDSLVGQALFGDGAAAIIIGADPIPEVEKPLFELVSAAQTILPDSDGAIDGHLREVGLTFHLLKDVPGLISKNIEKSLVEAFQPLGITDWNSLFWIAHPGGPAILDQVEEKLALKPEKLRSTRHVLSEYGNMSSACVLFILDEMRRKSVEDGLKTTGEGLEWGVLFGFGPGLTVETVVLHSLSA from the exons ATGGTGACAGTGGAAGATGTCCGAAGGGCTCAGAGGGCTGAGGGTCCTGCCACGGTCATGGCCATTGGAACGGCAACTCCCCCCAATTGTGTCGACCAAAGCACTTACCCGGACTATTATTTCCGTATCACCAACAGCGAGCACAAGACTGAGCTCAAAGAGAAGTTCAAGCGCATGT GTGACAAATCCATGATCAAGAAGCGCTACATGTACTTGACAGAGGAGATCCTAAAAGAAAATCCCAACGTGTGCGCCTACATGGCTCCTTCGTTGGATGCTAGACAAGACATGGTGGTAGTTGAAGTCCCAAAGCTAGGCAAAGAAGCAGCCACCAAGGCCATCAAGGAATGGGGCCAGCCCAAGTCCAAGATCACCCACTTGGTCTTCTGCACCACTAGTGGTGTGGACATGCCTGGGGCTGATTATCAGCTCACTAAGCTCTTGGGCCTTCGCCCATCTGTTAAGCGCCTCATGATGTACCAGCAAGGTTGTTTCGCCGGTGGCACGGTCCTCCGCCTGGCAAAAGACCTGGCTGAGAACAACAAGGGTGCACGTGTGCTTGTCGTGTGCTCGGAAATCACCGCTGTCACATTCCGAGGGCCTAGTGACTCCCACCTCGATAGTCTTGTGGGCCAGGCCTTGTTTGGCGATGGTGCAGCTGCAATCATAATTGGAGCGGATCCAATCCCCGAAGTCGAGAAGCCTTTATTTGAATTAGTCTCTGCGGCCCAAACAATTCTCCCCGATAGTGATGGGGCCATCGATGGGCATCTTCGCGAGGTTGGGCTTACATTCCATCTCCTAAAGGATGTTCCTGGGCTCATTTCAAAGAACATTGAGAAGAGTTTGGTGGAGGCCTTCCAACCCTTGGGCATCACAGATTGGAACTCTCTCTTCTGGATCGCACACCCTGGTGGGCCTGCAATCCTGGACCAAGTAGAGGAGAAGTTGGCTCTCAAGCCCGAAAAGTTGCGTTCCACACGTCACGTGCTGAGCGAGTATGGCAACATGTCCAGCGCTTGCGTGCTGTTTATcttggatgagatgagaaggAAGTCTGTTGAGGATGGGCTGAAGACCACCGGAGAAGGGCTCGAGTGGGGTGTGCTGTTTGGGTTCGGGCCTGGGCTGACAGTCGAGACTGTTGTGCTGCATAGTTTGTCTGCTTAG